The Pan troglodytes isolate AG18354 chromosome 1, NHGRI_mPanTro3-v2.0_pri, whole genome shotgun sequence genome includes a region encoding these proteins:
- the LOC129138661 gene encoding skin secretory protein xP2-like — translation MGLVWGQRKVPMTQRASPVFTGFCVNTSQSESFDPSPRGRDGPWRHVETFPRARGVEVASGRTRGTGPQPLVDTPPARRAGELCEAPQTAPGFHFQPFLSLSPHQERGRSKPSPPVSGTRRGKTGQWKEGRGSHPTPEPQRLAARRWLHSPREPTPPGRLSAPPRHGPHPQSFRRPSAHPPGRGSGRVPRGQPEQQAWEQRSSHFLAPEGSVASLLPSAKPARAPRPAPRAREEAAAGSRGRGGAERPAARGSAQQPPLARLLLASAVSLAASLARSVRASVRPWGPPSPAAAAAAAAAAAATAAAATAAAAAAAASAAPAPARQRVPSPPRRSARGLAGSLALSLPPPLPAPRRAEPGRPRAASPEVPFPRGEVVGARRRRGGEERRVRGRRQGCALGSLPILAGPAAPGRAGERRAARQRRKRGGGPGVSPREGAQGEGVRGGVTPRARGSSTCLRPSPATWQGGAPYRAIFAAGPRLSAPSAEAEEVPGGHTASNPTYEPLSSRRAKAPSEGRDSPSSPATSTHHPDRESGLGSVNSHPSRSPYNWSPPSPSVPP, via the exons ATGGGGCTGGTCTGGGGGCAGAGGAAGGTGCCCATGACCCAGAGGGCTTCTCCTGTGTTCACAGGATTTTG TGTAAACACCTCGCAGAGTGAGTCTTTCGATCCCTCTCCCCGGGGCCGCGACGGCCCTTGGCGTCACGTAGAGACCTTTCCCAGAGCTCGCGGGGTGGAAGTGGCGTCGGGCAGGACCAGAGGGACtggcccccagcctctggtagacACACCGCCGGCTCGCCGGGCTGGAGAACTTTGCGAAGCGCCCCAAACCGCTCCAGGTTTCCACTTTCAGCCATTTCTCTCCTTGTCCCCTCACCAAGAGCGGGGACGGAGCAAGCCTTCGCCACCTGTCTCTGGCACCCGCCGAGGGAAGACAGGCCAATGGAAAGAGGGCAGAGGTTCACACCCCACCCCCGAACCCCAGCGCCTGGCTGCCCGGAGGTGGCTCCACAGCCCGAGGGAACCGACGCCCCCGGGCCGGCTGTCTGCTCCCCCACGGCACGGGCCCCACCCCCAATCCTTCCGGCGCCCCAGCGCCCACCCACCCGGGCGCGGGAGTGGGAGGGTGCCGCGTGGGCAGCCGGAGCAACAGGCGTGGGAGCAGCGCTCCTCGCACTTCCTGGCTCCAGAAGGCTCGGTCGCGTCCCTCTTACCTTCCGCGAAGCCAGCCCGGGCCCCGCGCCCGGCGCCCCGCGCGCGCGAGGAAGCTGCGGCCGGGAGCCGGGGCCGCGGAGGCGCCGAGCGCCCAGCAGCGCGGGGAAGCGCCCAGCAGCCGCCGCTCGCGCGGCTCCTCCTCGCCAGCGCAGTCTCGCTCGCTGCCTCCCTCGCTCGGTCGGTTCGTGCGTCCGTCCGTCCGTGGGGCCCTCCCTcccccgccgccgctgccgccgccgccgccgctgccgccgccactgccgccgccgccactgccgccgccgccgctgccgcagCCTCCGCCGCTCCAGCCCCGGCTCGGCAGCGCGTTCCCTCCCCGCCTCGCCGCTCCGCTCGCGGGCTCGCGGGCTCCCTCGCTCTCTCCCTGCCCCCGCCGCTGCCGGCGCCGCGCCGAGCGGAGCCCGGCCGGCCACGGGCTGCCTCTCCCGAGGTCCCTTTCCCGAGGGGGGAGGTGGTGGGGGCGCGGCGCAGGCGGggcggggaggagaggagagtcCGGGGGAGGCGGCAAGGCTGCGCCCTCGGCTCCCTTCCGATCCTCGCGGGCCCAGCGGCCCCAGGCCGGGCCGGAGAGCGCCGAGCCGCCAGGCAgcggaggaagagaggaggaggaccCGGAGTCTCGCCGCGGGAGGGTGCCCAGGGCGAGGGCGTGCGAGGGGGAGTGACTCCGCGCGCGAGG GGCAGCAGCACCTGCTTGAGACCAAGCCCGGCGACCTGGCAAGGTGGGGCCCCCTACCGCGCAATCTTTGCGGCTGGCCCCCGGCTCTCAGCTCCGAGTGCAGAGGCTGAAGAGGTACCCGGGGGACACACTGCCTCTAACCCCACGTATGAGCCGCTCTCCTCTCGGAGGGCGAAGGCACCATCGGAAGGTCGAGATTCGCCCTCCTCTCCCGCCACGTCTACCCACCACCCAGACCGGGAGTCTGGACTTGGGAGCGTGAACTCTCACCCGAGCCGGTCCCCTTACAACTGGAGCCCGCCCAGCCCCTCAGTCCCTCCCTGA